A stretch of the Bartonella henselae str. Houston-1 genome encodes the following:
- a CDS encoding LOG family protein: MKKDYTEKTEEEQKHWTPLLQAKDSLQQVKKFSNSAQMRSPTYRLAYIDQEFMMRPELRSQRIGLEFLKPEMTLQECDIQSTVVLFGGARIPKPGKEAWAAKNETQKKNLHAMSHYYDEAREFARLCSCYSATTEYREFVVVTGGGPGIMEAGSRGAVDVGAPTVGLNVVLPHEQEPNSYVTPHLCFNFHYLGIRKMHFLMRAKALAIFPGGFGTLDELFETLTLIQTGRMKRVPILLFGKEFWDNVINFDYLSAQGTISPSDVDLVKFVDAAAQAFEEIRCFYKLP; this comes from the coding sequence GAAAAAACAGAAGAAGAACAAAAACATTGGACACCACTTCTCCAAGCGAAGGATTCCCTACAACAAGTAAAAAAGTTTTCTAATTCAGCACAAATGCGTTCGCCTACTTATCGTTTGGCTTATATCGATCAAGAATTTATGATGCGTCCTGAACTACGTTCACAACGTATTGGTCTTGAGTTTTTAAAGCCAGAAATGACGCTTCAAGAATGTGATATTCAATCAACAGTCGTTTTATTTGGTGGTGCGCGTATTCCAAAACCTGGAAAAGAAGCGTGGGCAGCAAAAAATGAAACACAAAAGAAGAATTTGCATGCTATGTCACATTATTATGATGAAGCAAGGGAATTTGCACGTTTATGTTCATGCTATTCTGCTACGACCGAGTATCGTGAATTTGTGGTTGTCACAGGGGGAGGGCCAGGGATAATGGAAGCGGGGAGTCGAGGTGCTGTTGATGTTGGTGCACCAACGGTTGGTTTAAATGTTGTTTTACCGCATGAACAAGAACCTAATTCTTATGTGACTCCGCATTTATGTTTTAATTTTCATTATTTAGGGATACGCAAAATGCATTTTCTCATGCGGGCAAAGGCATTGGCTATTTTCCCTGGAGGATTTGGTACTCTAGATGAGTTGTTTGAAACATTAACTCTAATACAGACGGGACGTATGAAACGGGTTCCGATTTTACTCTTTGGCAAAGAGTTTTGGGACAATGTGATCAATTTTGATTATTTGTCAGCGCAGGGTACAATTTCTCCCTCCGATGTTGATTTGGTGAAATTTGTTGACGCAGCAGCACAAGCTTTTGAAGAAATTCGTTGCTTTTATAAGCTTCCTTAA
- the truA gene encoding tRNA pseudouridine(38-40) synthase TruA: MPRFKLTLEYDGSNYAGWQRQAELRTIQSALEQALFHFSGQQLTITTAGRTDAGVHATGQVAHVDFEKNWRTHTVRDALNAHLQKQGDNIAILHVQNVPDSFDARFSAIKRHYLFKILNRRSPPALNTKRVWWIPKPLNAQAMHEAAQKLVGKHDFTTFRSAHCQAKSPIRTLERLDVQREGEEIFLYAQARSFLHHQIRSFAGSLMEVGIGRWTTQDLEAALHAKDRTRCGMVAPPSGLYLTKVEY, translated from the coding sequence ATGCCACGTTTTAAACTCACTCTTGAATATGATGGCTCAAATTATGCCGGCTGGCAGCGCCAAGCAGAACTTCGTACTATACAGAGTGCTCTTGAACAGGCACTTTTTCATTTTAGTGGGCAACAATTGACCATTACGACAGCTGGTAGAACTGATGCTGGTGTACATGCTACCGGACAAGTTGCACATGTTGATTTTGAAAAAAATTGGCGTACACATACTGTACGCGATGCGCTTAATGCGCATTTGCAAAAACAGGGAGACAATATTGCAATCTTGCATGTACAAAACGTCCCCGATAGTTTTGATGCACGATTTTCCGCAATCAAACGCCATTATCTTTTTAAAATTCTCAATCGCCGCTCTCCACCAGCCCTAAACACTAAACGCGTATGGTGGATACCAAAACCCCTTAATGCGCAAGCCATGCATGAAGCTGCCCAAAAACTTGTAGGGAAACATGATTTTACCACCTTTCGTTCAGCACATTGTCAAGCAAAAAGTCCTATTCGCACCCTTGAACGTCTCGATGTTCAAAGAGAGGGAGAAGAGATCTTCCTCTATGCACAAGCGCGCTCCTTTCTTCATCATCAAATTCGTTCATTTGCAGGAAGCCTCATGGAAGTTGGTATTGGACGCTGGACAACACAAGATCTTGAAGCAGCTCTTCATGCCAAAGATCGCACACGTTGTGGTATGGTCGCGCCACCTTCAGGACTTTATTTGACCAAGGTGGAATATTAA
- the fmt gene encoding methionyl-tRNA formyltransferase, which translates to MVLRLSFMGTPDFSVPILQALLDAGHDIAAVYSQPPRPAGRRGLKLIPSPVQNLAKAKSIPVFTPQTLKTAEQQTKFTELAVDVAIVVAYGLLLPKTILETPRFGCFNAHASLLPRWRGAAPIQRAIMAGDKETGMTIMKMDEGLDTGPIALSCAIPITDNTTTNELAHKLSHIGADLMIEMLSALEKGQLKLTAQSGENITYASKIKKEETRIDWTKPAEFIHRYIRALSPFPGCWCNMNIAGREERVKILGSRLTTRPSLEIGRIEKGPDSLLIHCGQGCLEVTYLQRSGGKVLECATFLQGAHISAVF; encoded by the coding sequence ATGGTATTACGGTTAAGTTTTATGGGGACACCTGATTTTTCTGTTCCCATTTTACAGGCTTTATTGGACGCTGGTCATGATATTGCAGCTGTTTATAGCCAACCTCCTCGCCCTGCAGGACGGCGTGGCCTTAAATTGATCCCCTCACCTGTACAAAATCTAGCAAAAGCAAAATCTATTCCTGTCTTTACACCTCAAACACTCAAAACAGCAGAACAACAAACCAAATTTACAGAACTTGCTGTTGATGTTGCCATTGTTGTTGCCTATGGACTCCTCTTACCGAAAACCATTCTTGAAACACCCCGTTTTGGTTGTTTCAATGCCCATGCTTCACTCTTACCACGCTGGCGTGGTGCTGCACCTATTCAGCGTGCTATTATGGCTGGTGATAAGGAAACAGGGATGACGATTATGAAAATGGATGAAGGACTTGATACAGGGCCTATCGCTCTCTCTTGTGCCATTCCCATTACTGATAACACCACTACTAATGAACTTGCACATAAGCTTTCACATATAGGTGCAGATCTTATGATAGAAATGCTATCGGCTCTTGAAAAAGGGCAACTTAAACTTACCGCACAATCAGGAGAAAACATAACTTATGCCTCAAAAATAAAAAAAGAAGAAACACGCATTGATTGGACAAAACCTGCAGAATTTATTCACAGATATATCCGCGCTCTTTCTCCTTTTCCTGGTTGCTGGTGCAACATGAATATCGCCGGTCGAGAAGAACGTGTCAAAATTCTTGGAAGTCGCCTAACGACACGTCCTTCTCTTGAAATTGGTCGAATAGAGAAAGGACCAGATTCTTTACTTATCCATTGCGGACAAGGGTGTCTTGAAGTAACCTATTTGCAAAGATCTGGTGGTAAAGTTCTTGAGTGTGCGACCTTTTTGCAAGGTGCTCATATTTCTGCTGTTTTTTAA